In the Triticum aestivum cultivar Chinese Spring chromosome 2B, IWGSC CS RefSeq v2.1, whole genome shotgun sequence genome, ATGGTTGCTCATCGGTCTTTTGGGTCGTCCTCATGGTTTAGCTTATTGCCGTGGTTTTGGTGGAGTCGATTGTCTACATCCAAGGTGTTCTTCCTTCGTGATGTAGATGTGTGAGGGCTTGGGACAGTTGCATGTTGGGAATGCCTATGGGGTTGGCGGTGTGGTCCTGGGGTCTCAGAATTTGGGAGTAGTCCGCATGTGGTCTATTTGTATTGGTTTTCGTCTGGTTCTCCATTAATTAACTGGGCAACTCTCTTCTTCATTAattgatgaggcaaatcttttgcctccgttttgaaaaaaaacTAGCAGCGCATGATAGAACTAATCATGTAAGGGAATTTTCTAGAGGCATTGCGACTTCGATATTGAGGTAGTCATGCTTCAATGGAGGCAACCACCGTCCTGTAGAATTGTAGCTCATGGAATTATCCAGGAAGTCTTTGGGTTGCAAAGATTAAGACTGAATGGCTATTCATTTGTGCTGTTTGAACTCTAGTTATTGTATACAAAATGGACTTTTGTTCATGTGTACTAACTACTAAGTGTCTTGCAAATATATCAGGAAAAATGTATAGGGACATCGTTGGAAGTGCTTATTATGTTGCTCCTGAAGTCCTTAGGAGAAACTATGGTAAAGAGATAGATGTTTGGAGTGCAGGTGTTATTCTGTACATTCTTCTCAGCGGTGTTCCTCCATTCTGGGCTGGTAAGTTTGCCTCTAAAGTCCTGATGTACTTCCACCTTCTGAATTCAGGTATACAATTATTGCAGCAGCATGTTGTTATTCATCTTCTGTTTTACTTTGCAGAAACTGAGAAGGGAATATTTGATGCTATTCTTCAAGGGGAGATTGACTTTGAAAGTCAGCCATGGCCATCAATTTCTGAGAGCGCTAAAGACCTTGTGAGGAAGATGTTGGCACAGGATCCAAAGAAAAGAATTAGTTCAGCCCAAGTTCTTCGTAAGCTTCTTGACAGTACATTATTAACCTTCAAATCTTAGTTCTTTTCGCCAAATCTGATATTTTTTCTGTATGCTGGATCAGAACATCCATGGCTCAGGGAAGGAGAAGCATCAGATAAACCTATTGACAGTGCTGTTCTTTCTAGGATGAAGCAATTCAGAGCAATGAATAAACTGAAAAAGATGGCTCTAAAGGTTATTATTATCTTCATGCTCATAACTGAATGCCTTTTTGTCTGGTGTTTATAAGCAAGTGTGTATGCAGGTTATAGCTTCAAATCTTAATGAGGAAGAGATCAAGGGCCTGAAGCAAATGTTTATGAACATGGACACAGACAACAGTGGGACAATCACATATGAGGAACTCAAAGCAGGACTAGCCAAACTTGGATCGAAGCTCTCAGAAGCTGAAGTAAAGCAGTTGATGGATGCGGTACGCAACTCctctgaactactccctccgtaccataatataggacgtttttacagtttaaattgaactgcaaaaacgtcttacattatgagacagaGTAGTATTACAGTATTTTTTTTCCAACCATGATATTCTTGACATTGTATACCTACCTCTTGATCCATTCCAGGCTGATGTGGATGGCAATGGATCAATTGACTACGTTGAGTTCATAACAGCAACCATGCATAGACACAAGCTCGAAAGAGACGAGCATTTGTTCAAGGCGTTCCAGTACTTTGACAAAGACAACAGTGGGTGAGTATTCTAATCTGAACTGTGAATTCCTACAACTGATAGTGTTGTTTTCTTCACCAAACCTTACCAGTGAGACATGATATTCACAGGTTCACACTTCATTAATTTTAGTGTAGTTGTATAATGCACCTGCACAAAAGAGATGAACCACATGGCTTGATTTGACAAAGGATTACCTTGCTTTAATGCAGCTTCATCACAAGAGATGAACTGGAGACTGCTTTGATTGAGCATGAAATGGGCGATGCGGATACCATAAAGGACATCATATCAGAAGTCGACACAGATAATGTAAGTCTGCGTATTGGCAGTATTTTCTCTGACTACAACTTGTTTGTTCCTTACATTTTCTTGATGGCGCTCTTGTGGCAATTTACAGGATGGGAGGATTAACTACGAGGAATTCTGCGCTATGATGAGAGGAGGGATGCAGCAGCCAATAAGGCTCAAGTAGTCTTTCCTTAGAAATGGTGTACCATTAGCAACTGTTCTTGGTTCCTTTTTTCGCTGCTGCACGGATGAGAAGTTCTCTTTGGCGTTGTTGAGATGATTGTGTATATCTTGTGGCCTTTTGCTCGTGCATGTTGTTCCTCTAGTGTTTTGGACCTACTTTCTTCTGCAAGCTGGTTTTTGCAAGTACATCTAATAAAAGAGTATTTTTGCACGTCAAATGTGTCCCAGTGTTGCCAGGCAAATGGCATTAGGAACATAATTTGCAGGAAAGACGCCTAATTTCCAAGAGCTTTCTGTCACATTCTGTAAATGATTTTGTTTAGAGAAGACAGCAAAAGGTATCTTATACTAGTATTTGATAATTATCAAGGAAAATGATAGTTGGGAGGACAAGAAGACACAGCagcaacaagaaaaacaaacacaaGGCCTTTCAATCCCAAACATGTTGGTCTAGGCTAGAATTGAAACCGATTAAGATAAGATACTGAAACCAAGTCATGGTTTTGGTACATGGATAGCTAATTTACACGCATGCCTGTCAATGACTAGTTCTTTGGTGATGTTTCTGTCCTTCAGATTTCTCTTAACGGACTTCTTCTACGTCAAAGATTGGACTACCCTGACCCTCTTTGACATTATCAGTGCTTTTTTCATGTCAAAGTTTGGTCTACCCCCCTGCTCCTCTTTGATATTACGAGCATGCTTCATTCGTCCACTACACACGAAAGCTTTTGGAGGTCTGAGTTGTATATGCTCAAAATATCTTGGACGATGTTGGACAACCTTCACTTTGATCGGTGCCACCGTGCCATCCCAACTCTCTAATGTATATTATCATTTCAGACTTGATCCTTTCATGTTAGCCACATATCGTCTTAACATGTGCATCTCTGCTACACTTAACTGTTGGGTATGTCACCTCTTGGTTGGCAAACATTCTGTTGTCCTATAGAAAGCCTCTTTTAGCTTTTGTGACACTCTTGTCACGCAGTACGCCAGAAGCTAGTGCCACTTCACCCATCCAACTTTGATTCGATGGATCACATCTTCAtcaacgtcagcatccttctccaGGATTGACCCCAAATATCGGAAGATATCCTTCTAAAGTACTACCttcccatcaaggctaacctcctcctcgtgCCTAGTAGTACTAAAACCACATCTCATGTACTTAGTTTTAGTTCTGCCAAGGCTAAAATTTTTTGATTACAAAGTCCGTCTCCACATATTTGACTTCATGTTAACCCTAGTCCGACGAtcatcaactagcaccacatcatctgcaAAGAGCATGCACCATGGAATATCTTCTTGTCTATCCCttatgtaagggcatatttatccctaaggtgttttggtgattgatgacaatgcttttgcggactaatcatgtgccttgagtatttcagacgtttcgtcactaggcacaagacggtttggtgccccttgaagactattgaagacggcgtttttcaatgtttcttttcagtggatttgagtcgtaggaaagccatactattaagagggggtccgcgttggaaaggttcgggtggaatcatcacgtacacgtttactccctctgcaccgcctttccctttgcgctctggagcatcctccgttttcttcatatatatgcaaagagaaggattcctagtgttgctgttctgaggcatgcagtagtactgctcttaggagcggtagtaccgcacgcccttacggtagtaccgtatgtgcccacggtagtaccgctcctaaggaGCTGTAGCACTGTGGCCTGAGACCAGACTCAGCCGCTcgtgcggctgtaggggcggatgtaatttttttacatccgcgccctacgcggtagtaccgccccatgcgcgcggtagtgttggggaacgttgcagaaaataaaaaatttctacgcttcaccaagatcaatctatggagtcatctagcaacgagagagaggagtgcatctacatacccttgtagatcacgcgcggaagcgttcaagagaacagggttgatggagtcgtactcgtcgtgatccaaatcaccgatgatcctagtgccgaacggacggcacctccgcattcaccacacgtacggttggggaagacgtctcctccttcttgatccagcaagggggagggagaggttgatggagatccagcagcacgacggcgtggtggtggaagtagcggcgatcttggcagggcttcgccaagctcaacgagagggagaggtgctaCGGAGGGAgtgggaggcgccaggagcaggggtgcgcagccctccctcccccctctttatataggggccttggggggcgctggcccctagagatcccactcaaggggggcggcggccaagggggggacttgccccccaagccaagtggggcgcccccacccctagggtttccaaccctaggcgcagggggaggcccaaggagggcgcaccagcccaccaggggctggttcccctcccacttcagcccatgtggccctccgggataggtggcccacccggtggacccccgggacccttccggtggtcccggtacaataccggtgacccccaaaactttctcggtggccgaaactggacttcctatatataaatcttcacctccggaccattccggaactcctcgtgacgtccaggatatcatccgggactccgaacaacttttgggttaccacatactaatatctctacaaccctagcgtcatcgaaccttaagtgtgtagaccctacgagtacGGGAGACACGcagtcatgaccgagacgactcttcggccaataaccaacagcgggatctggatacccatgttggctcccacatgttccacgatgatctcatcgaatgaaccacgatgtcgaggattcaagtaatcccgtatataattccctttgtcaatcggtacattacttgcccgagattcgatcgtcggtatcccaatacctcgttcaatctcgttaccggcaagtcactttactcgtaccataatgcatgatcccgtgacgaaaacacttggtcacattgagctcattatgatgatgcattaccgagtgggcccagagatacctctccgtcatatggagtgacaaatcccagtctcgatccgtgtcaacccaacagacactttcggagatacctgtagtatacctttatagccacccagttacgttgtgacgtttggtacacccaaagcactcctacggcatccgggatttacacgatctcatggtctaaggaaatgatacttgacattggaaaagctctagcaaacgaactacacgatcttgtgctatgcttaggattgggtcttgtccatcacatcattctcctaatgatgtgatcccgttatcaatgacatccaatgtccatagtcaggaaaccatgactatctgttgatcaacgagctagtcaactagaggctcactagggacatgttatggtctatgtattcacacatgtattatgatttccggataacataattatagcatgaataata is a window encoding:
- the LOC123044686 gene encoding calcium-dependent protein kinase 19; amino-acid sequence: MGQCCSRATSPDSVQGGANGYGYSHQPKQAQTPPSYNNAQPPPQAEVRYTPPAMNPPVVPPVVAPSKPMPDTILGKQYEDVRSVYSLGKELGRGQFGVTYLCTEISTGRQYACKSISKRKLVSKADKEDIRREIQIMQHLSGQPNIVEFCGAYEDKGSVHVVMELCAGGELFDRIIAKGHYSERAAATICRGVVNVVNVCHFMGVMHRDLKPENFLLATKDENAVLKATDFGLSVFIEEGKMYRDIVGSAYYVAPEVLRRNYGKEIDVWSAGVILYILLSGVPPFWAETEKGIFDAILQGEIDFESQPWPSISESAKDLVRKMLAQDPKKRISSAQVLQHPWLREGEASDKPIDSAVLSRMKQFRAMNKLKKMALKVIASNLNEEEIKGLKQMFMNMDTDNSGTITYEELKAGLAKLGSKLSEAEVKQLMDAADVDGNGSIDYVEFITATMHRHKLERDEHLFKAFQYFDKDNSGFITRDELETALIEHEMGDADTIKDIISEVDTDNDGRINYEEFCAMMRGGMQQPIRLK